A single region of the Ornithorhynchus anatinus isolate Pmale09 chromosome 6, mOrnAna1.pri.v4, whole genome shotgun sequence genome encodes:
- the LOC100074453 gene encoding A-kinase anchor protein 17B-like, translating into MTITIVYDNSEAMELCAAQHLYLKPIAKLTINVMLPEDTEPARSFSNWEVLDQLKSLICPDQFTTVRVSKSTKDFIRFEGEAETKSLVQTLKAKLHGKLIKLSGLKNDLKVVATDAQVDFPSQQEWESFLSKNEAESDELPENSLAESPDSIYFEGLPCKWFAPKGSSGEKPCEDILRVVFESFGKIKNIDIPMLDPYREEMTGGSFGNFSFGGLQTFEAFIQYQEYTDFIKAMESLRGMKLMLKGDDGKALACNIKVMFDTTKHFSEGAIKKRNLERLKLQELEQERKIEKKREEEETERKRKDDEKKSRERKRKAKLKRKEQKQKEREEKRLKKHQRAKAEELWPGTGDEWEERKYLLAQRRVEALRLLRVLLRRVTEFGQFNKQKVENTSIEAREGSVSERELKTLEKGQSNPSYLHQPELKKETRKCQCTKSDRISVYKKEQADLPASSYHLVKTFFNDATKEDSGQSLTSRHNHSYVSDLNSLQITINQDCKIIHSLKRKDCHVLDISHSPKLHEEGYCRKEKIYETEEFIHYLLNYYQTPRYPRICTDPMDTMSRSWWQRAVLDKGNGFQVNLKNQFRHHFTRVRIVQNLDKGDWTPEDHFRWKITIKESEPKLRENVKQSSIKGFTKGVKIDWTDSLRETVNEASYVNVNSYPFRNIQTGHDEDFRCIRKRNLSPPCQLTGSACELEDLLEEISSDSECFNEAFSGPDRGTERSYTEYVCYPEGTNCLMKEREGFFNCDENVARDQGSRFSHCTTCAKLKPGGLTKHCRHRLRESGKRSKNKQRCPGPERDTSENEGNPRKKPKKPPTEYFPDEGSYSDSDSSNPFKSLREKKNHGHTLNQKVQCKAFQEPMASSKSSDACPVQRFPQSTRGLWRAKYNKKDIGQLNRYGDWKDYLLSSGYCLNSFNKQGFSGAETLEKGDPNSSDPKYFDDCLAQESSFHDAKRSARKLKTEK; encoded by the exons ATGACAATTACCATAGTATATGATAACTCAGAAGCGATGGAATTGTGTGCTGCTCAGCACCTGTATCTTAAACCAATAGCTAAGCTGACAATCAACGTGATGCTACCTGAAGATACAGAACCTGCTCGATCATTTTCCAACTGGGAAGTTCTGGATCAGCTGAAAAGCCTGATTTGTCCAGACCAGTTCACCACTGTTCGAGTTTCAAAGAGCACCAAAGACTTCATCCGATTTGAGGGAGAAGCAGAAACGAAAAGTTTGGTTCAGACCCTGAAGGCAAAACTACATGGGAAGCTCATCAAGCTGAGTGGTTTGAAGAATGACTTGAAAGTGGTAGCTACTGATGCACAAGTGGACTTTCCATCTCAGCAAGAGTGGGAATCTTTCCTGAGTAAAAACGAGGCAGAAAGTGATGAGCTTCCTGAGAACAGCCTTGCCGAGAGTCCGGATTCCATCTACTTTGAGGGGCTGCCTTGCAAGTGGTTTGCCCCTAAGGGGTCCAGTGGTGAAAAGCCATGTGAAGATATCCTCCGGGTGGTGTTTGAAAGCTTTGGGAAGATAAAGAACATAGACATTCCTATGCTTGATCCCTACAGAGAAGAGATGACTGGAGGATCCTTTGGGAACTTCAGTTTTGGTGGTCTGCAGACTTTTGAAGCCTTTATCCAATACCAAGAGTATACAGATTTCATAAAAGCAATGGAATCACTTAGAGGAATGAAATTGATGCTTAAGGGGGATGATGGAAAGGCACTTGCTTGTAACATTAAG GTTATGTTTGACACGACCAAACACTTCAGTGAGGGAGCTATAAAGAAGAGAAATCTGGAAAGGTTAAAATTGCAAGAACTGGAGCAAGAGAGGAAAatagaaaagaagagagaagaggaggagacagaaag GAAAAGAAAAGATGATGAGAAAAAATcccgagagaggaaaagaaaggccaAGCTCAAGAGGAAAGAACaaaagcagaaagaaagagaagagaaacgcCTGAAAAAGCATCAGAGAGCAAAAGCTGAGGAGCTATGGCCGGGGACCGGGgatgagtgggaggaaaggaagtacCTGCTGGCTCAGAGGCGCGTGGAGGCCCTGCGACTGCTGAGGGTGCTGCTGAGGAGAGTCACA GAATTTGGACAGTTTAACAAACAGAAAGTGGAGAACACATCCATCGAAGCAAGAGAAGGTAGTGTTTCAGAGAGAGAGTTGAAAACTTTGGAGAAAGGACAGTCAAACCCAAGCTACCTTCATCAACCTGAGCTGAAGAAGGAGACCCGAAAATGTCAGTGTACCAAGTCGGACAGGATATCAGTGTACAAGAAAGAgcaggctgacctccctgcatcctcttATCACTTAGTGAAAACATTTTTCAATGACGCAACTAAAGAGGATTCTGGCCAATCATTAACCAGTCGACACAACCACAGTTATGTCTCAGACTTGAATTCCTTGCAGATTACAATTAATCAAGATTGCAAAATCATTCACTCCCTTAAAAGAAAGGACTGCCATGTTTTGGACATTTCCCACTCCCCGAAATTGCATGAGGAAGGTTACTGCAGAAAAGAAAAAATTTATGAAACAGAAGAATTTATTCACTATCTGCTGAATTACTATCAAACTCCAAGATATCCTCGGATATGCACAGACCCAATGGACACCATGAGCAGATCTTGGTGGCAAAGAGCCGTCCTAGATAAAGGAAATGGATTTCAAGTCAATTTGAAGAATCAATTTCGGCATCATTTCACCAGAGTGAGAATTGTACAAAACCTGGATAAAGGAGACTGGACTCCAGAAGATCATTTCAGGTGGAAGATTACCATTAAAGAATCTGAGCCAAAACTGAGAGAGAACGTAAAGCAGAGCAGTATAAAAGGATTTACTAAGGGGGTTAAAATAGATTGGACAGATTCCCTTAGGGAAACTGTTAACGAAGCATCCTATGTTAATGTGAACAGCTACCCTTTCAGAAATATTCAAACTGGCCATGACGAAGACTTCAGATGCATTAGGAAAAGAAACCTGTCCCCACCCTGCCAGCTAACAGGTTCAGCTTGTGAATTAGAAGATTTACTAGAAGAGATCAGTAGTGATTCTGAGTGCTTCAATGAAGCGTTTAGTGGTCCAGACAGAGGAACAGAAAGAAGCTACACAGAATATGTTTGTTATCCCGAAGGGACAAACTGCCTgatgaaggaaagggagggattcTTTAACTGTGATGAAAATGTGGCTCGTGATCAGGGCAGTCGATTCAGCCACTGTACCACGTGTGCAAAGTTGAAACCTGGTGGTTTGACAAAACATTGTAGACACAGGCTGCGTGAGTCAGGCAAGAGGTCTAAGAATAAACAGAGATGTCCAGGACCAGAAAGGGACACCAGTGAAAATGAGGGCAATCCCAGAAAAAAGCCCAAAAAGCCACCTACAGAATATTTTCCTGATGAAGGAAGCTACTCCGATTCAGACTCTAGCAATCCATTCAAATctctgagagaaaaaaagaatcaCGGCCACACACTTAACCAGAAAGTGCAATGTAAAGCCTTTCAGGAGCCAATGGCAAGCTCCAAGAGTAGTGATGCCTGTCCTGTTCAGAGATTTCCCCAAAGTACAAGAGGTCTGTGGAGAgcaaagtacaataaaaaagatATAGGGCAACTCAACAGATATGGGGATTGGAAGGATTATTTGCTATCTTCTGGGTATTGTCTAAATAGCTTCAACAAGCAAGGTTTCTCTGGTGCTGAAACTTTAGAAAAAGGAGATCCCAATTCTTCCGATCCAAAATATTTTGATGACTGCTTAGCTCAGGAGTCCTCTTTTCATGACGCCAAACGAAGTGCAAGGAAACTAAAAACTGAAAagtaa